The following proteins are encoded in a genomic region of Drosophila bipectinata strain 14024-0381.07 chromosome XL, DbipHiC1v2, whole genome shotgun sequence:
- the LOC138927474 gene encoding uncharacterized protein, producing MRNNRPSHGRVHPIVPVVSPKKSVDVVINGRSCQFEVNSVSPVTIMKESSYRYIWPNGNPDLVKCHLKLSEYQRNPIRSRESQTRQSATTTAVSIIFYWSSCPAPGQNF from the coding sequence ATGCGTAACAACAGGCCATCGCATGGACGCGTTCATCCAATAGTTCCGGTGGTCAGCCCTAAGAAATCCGTGGACGTGGTCATAAACGGTCGCTCATGCCAGTTCGAAGTTAATTCCGTGTCGCCCGTCACCATCATGAAGGAATCTTCGTATCGGTACATCTGGCCAAACGGTAATCCCGATCTCGTCAAGTGCCACCTAAAGCTAAGTGAATATCAACGTAACCCTATCCGGTCAAGGGAATCACAAACACGTCAATCCGCTACAACAACAGCCGTATCAATAATCTTTTATTGGTCGTCATGTCCGGCACCGGGTCAAAACTTCTAG
- the LOC138927468 gene encoding uncharacterized protein: MLRMCNPTLPTADWRVAKVEEAVGLRRQVVLTLNEETVKALERTEHRLKYGFEHVSVRIYKSDAKAKPGGTALEADTQEPDLEEPTEEGHPEGMSDEEEDILEGYTSEESDLARALGGVGMEEDSLLGSETEAEITVVEVCKDVPDDLTNKPPPQ, translated from the coding sequence atgcttaggatgtgcaacccgacgctccccacggcggactggagagtcgccaaggtcgaggaggcggtgggactgcggaggcaggtcgtcctcacactaaatgaggagaccgtaaaagccctggagaggacggagcaccggctaaagtacggattcgagcatgtctcggtccgtatctataaatctgatgcgaaggccaagccaggaggtacAGCTCTGGAGGCGGAcacacaagagccagacttggaggagccgaccgaagaggggcacccagagggaatgtcggatgaggaggaggacattctagaagggtacacctcggaggaaagcgacttggcaagggcgctTGGTGgtgtcggaatggaggaggactccctgctgggctccgagacggaggcagagataactgtggtggaggtttgtaaggatgtccctgacgatcttacaaataaacctccaccacagtaa